The following proteins are co-located in the Pseudomonas cavernae genome:
- a CDS encoding MaoC family dehydratase: MPQVSNIPYAELEVGQTASYSKTVEERDIQLFAAMSGDHNPVHLDAEYAAATPFKERIAHGMFSGALISAAVACEMPGPGTIYIGQTMSFTRPVKFGDTLTVRLEILEKLPKFRVKVATRVFNQNDELVVDGVAEILAPRSKQTVTTPELPPISIG, from the coding sequence ATGCCGCAAGTCAGCAACATCCCTTACGCAGAGCTCGAAGTCGGGCAAACCGCCAGCTACAGCAAGACCGTCGAAGAGCGCGACATCCAACTGTTCGCCGCCATGTCCGGCGACCACAACCCGGTGCATCTGGATGCCGAATACGCCGCCGCCACGCCGTTCAAGGAGCGCATCGCCCACGGCATGTTCAGCGGTGCGCTGATCAGCGCCGCGGTGGCCTGCGAGATGCCCGGCCCAGGCACCATCTACATCGGCCAGACCATGAGCTTCACCCGTCCGGTGAAGTTCGGCGACACCCTCACCGTGCGCCTGGAAATCCTCGAGAAGCTGCCAAAGTTCCGCGTGAAGGTCGCCACCCGCGTGTTCAATCAGAACGACGAACTGGTGGTCGATGGCGTCGCCGAAATCCTCGCCCCGCGCAGCAAACAGACGGTCACCACGCCCGAACTGCCGCCGATCAGCATCGGCTGA
- a CDS encoding alpha/beta hydrolase — MRHDDFWLTASDAAPLFVNRWLGEQPPKAVLMLAHGMAEHSGRYARLGAALVQAGYALYAPDQRGHGKTAQRGVLGLYAENGGWQRVVNDLANLNQHIRHHHPNTPVILLGHSMGSYIGQAYLLQHSAEVQAAILSGSNYQPLALYRAAAAIARFERWRQGPTGRSALLEFLSFGSFNKAFKPNRTPFDWLSRDPAEVDKYVSDPLCGFRCTNQLWLDLLEGLQQITPVANLGKIAHDLPLLVLGGARDPVSAGQRLEDLANALRRAGLQRVELKLYPEARHELFNESNRDEVSAFIIAWLDTALAPQAHVPNLQSA; from the coding sequence ATGCGCCACGATGACTTCTGGCTGACCGCCAGCGACGCCGCCCCCCTGTTCGTCAACCGCTGGCTCGGCGAACAGCCGCCGAAGGCGGTGCTGATGCTTGCCCACGGCATGGCCGAACACAGCGGCCGCTACGCCCGCCTCGGCGCGGCGCTGGTGCAAGCCGGCTACGCGCTCTACGCGCCGGACCAGCGCGGCCACGGCAAGACCGCGCAACGCGGCGTGCTCGGCCTGTACGCCGAAAACGGCGGCTGGCAGCGGGTGGTCAATGACCTGGCCAACCTCAACCAGCACATCCGCCACCACCACCCAAACACCCCGGTGATCCTGCTCGGTCACAGCATGGGCAGCTACATCGGTCAGGCCTACCTGCTGCAGCACAGCGCCGAGGTGCAGGCGGCGATCCTCTCCGGCTCCAACTACCAGCCGCTGGCGCTGTACCGCGCGGCGGCCGCCATCGCCCGTTTCGAGCGTTGGCGCCAAGGTCCGACCGGGCGCAGTGCGTTGCTCGAATTTCTCTCCTTCGGCTCGTTCAACAAGGCGTTCAAGCCCAACCGCACGCCGTTCGACTGGCTCAGCCGCGACCCGGCGGAAGTCGACAAGTACGTCAGCGACCCGCTGTGCGGCTTCCGCTGCACCAATCAGCTGTGGCTCGACCTGCTCGAAGGCCTGCAGCAGATCACCCCGGTCGCCAACCTGGGCAAGATCGCCCACGACCTGCCGCTGCTGGTGCTCGGCGGCGCGCGCGACCCGGTCAGCGCCGGCCAGCGCCTCGAAGACCTGGCCAACGCCCTGCGCCGCGCCGGCCTGCAGCGCGTCGAGCTGAAACTCTACCCCGAGGCGCGCCATGAGCTGTTCAATGAAAGCAACCGTGACGAGGTCAGCGCCTTCATCATCGCCTGGCTGGACACGGCCCTCGCCCCGCAGGCGCATGTGCCGAATCTGCAGAGCGCCTGA
- a CDS encoding TetR/AcrR family transcriptional regulator, which produces MSMPRAPGRPSGDPQQREALLDAALAAFAHTGIHAASLRNIARQAGVTPALVNYYFGTKQRLVEVVVEERLLPLIQSLGERLQAAGDSPLELVEVFVRGLSETVSQHAWLPPLWVREILCEGGLLRELLPQRIAPLVPLLLAQRFAAAQARGALNPQLDPRLLVVSLIGLTLLPYAAAPLWRGIFANPQLGDEALIQHTLALLERGLEVPHAP; this is translated from the coding sequence ATGTCCATGCCCCGCGCACCCGGCCGCCCCAGCGGCGATCCCCAGCAGCGCGAAGCCCTGCTCGATGCCGCCCTCGCCGCCTTCGCCCACACCGGCATCCACGCCGCCAGCCTGCGCAACATCGCCCGCCAGGCCGGGGTGACGCCGGCGCTGGTCAACTACTACTTCGGCACCAAGCAGCGCCTGGTCGAGGTGGTGGTGGAAGAACGCCTGCTGCCGCTGATCCAGAGCCTGGGCGAGCGCCTGCAAGCGGCCGGTGACAGCCCGCTGGAACTGGTCGAGGTGTTCGTTCGCGGCCTCAGCGAGACGGTCAGCCAGCATGCCTGGCTGCCGCCCTTGTGGGTGCGCGAGATTCTCTGCGAAGGCGGCCTGTTGCGCGAACTGCTGCCGCAGCGCATCGCCCCGCTGGTGCCGCTGCTGCTGGCCCAGCGCTTCGCCGCGGCACAGGCGCGCGGGGCGCTGAACCCGCAGCTCGACCCGCGCCTGCTGGTGGTTTCGCTGATCGGCCTGACGCTCCTGCCCTATGCCGCCGCGCCGCTGTGGCGCGGCATCTTCGCCAACCCGCAACTGGGTGACGAAGCGCTGATCCAGCACACCCTCGCCCTGCTCGAACGCGGGCTGGAGGTTCCCCATGCGCCCTGA